The Bosea sp. 685 DNA window CGGCCAGCCGCCCGTGCACCGGGCGGTAGATGTTGAACCCGGTCGCGTTGGCGCTGCGGATCAGGTCGGTGCGAATGACCTTGCTGTAGTCGTAGGAGGCGCCGATCAGGAATTCATTGGTGAAGCCGAACAGTTTCTCGCGCCCGGTCAGATCGACGCGCAGGGCGTGGACGTCGAAATTGGAATCCTGGGTCGCGTCGGCGCGGCGGGTCACGGCCCCTGTCGCGGAATTATAGGCGATCACCCGCGCCTGATTGTCGTTGTACCAGTTGTGGCTGTAGGCGTAATGCGCCTTCAGGGACCAGTTCGCGTTGAAGCGGTGGTCGATCTCGATTCCGGCGAGCTGGTTCTCGCCCTCGGTGACGTTGTAGCGCTCGTCGAAGCGGTGGCGCGACGAGACGCGCACGGGCCGCCCCGTAGCGGTATCGAAGATCGTGCCGCGGTCGAACGGCACCTTGTACTGCGAATATTGCGCATAGACGCGGATCGTCGTGTCGGGCCCGAAATAGGTCAGCGAGGGCGCCAGCATGCGCGTGCGGTTCATGCCGTATTCGCGCCAATAGTCGCTGGTCTGGACATCGCCGATCAGGCGATAGGCGAAGCCGCTCTGGCCGATCGGCCCGGTCATGTCGACGGTCGTGCCGCCGCCATTCTTGCCGCCGCCGAAGCTGCTCATCCGCGTCTCGATGGTGTTGCGCGCGGTCAGCTCCGGCTTCTTGGTGATGATGTTGACGATGCCGCCGGGGTCGACGATGCCGAAGAGCAGCGTCGCGGGGCCTTTCAGCACCTCGACGCGCTCGGCCGTGGCGTCGAAAGCGCGCGGGGAGGCGACACGGAGACCGTCGCGCATGATCGAGCCGTCGCGATTGTCGCCGAAGCCGCGCTTGGCGAAGGCGTCCTGCGTGCCGCCAAGCGTATTGGCCTGGACGACGCCGGCGACATTGGCGAGCGCGTCATCGAGGCTGCGCGCCGCCTGATCGCGCAGCACCTGCGGCGACACCACCGTCACGGATTGCGGGATATCGACGAGCGGCTTCTCCGCGCCACCCGCGACCGAGGAACGCAAGGGTTGGTAGCCGCGCGCTGCGCTCTCGCCCTGAACCCTGATCT harbors:
- a CDS encoding TonB-dependent siderophore receptor, translated to MTSLRRPFLAMTSLACAWPVAAGAQTQAAADTVVLDEIRVQGESAARGYQPLRSSVAGGAEKPLVDIPQSVTVVSPQVLRDQAARSLDDALANVAGVVQANTLGGTQDAFAKRGFGDNRDGSIMRDGLRVASPRAFDATAERVEVLKGPATLLFGIVDPGGIVNIITKKPELTARNTIETRMSSFGGGKNGGGTTVDMTGPIGQSGFAYRLIGDVQTSDYWREYGMNRTRMLAPSLTYFGPDTTIRVYAQYSQYKVPFDRGTIFDTATGRPVRVSSRHRFDERYNVTEGENQLAGIEIDHRFNANWSLKAHYAYSHNWYNDNQARVIAYNSATGAVTRRADATQDSNFDVHALRVDLTGREKLFGFTNEFLIGASYDYSKVIRTDLIRSANATGFNIYRPVHGRLAASRSVVASDSDQTECLETASAYIQDTLWLTDQLSLVGGARIQAFDQYAGRGRPFLVNTDISGNKVIPRAGILYKLTPAVSVYASYTESFKPNSSISQAIGALPPEEGKSYEVGAKAELPFGLTATAAIFDIDKRNVLYTETVGGTTIARTAGRVRSRGAEFELAGNLTEQLSIAANYAYTDLKVSDDPTLAPGSSLPNVARNSGALFLTYDFGQIGPGRLRAGAGARYVGRRPGDAANSFYLPEYTVADLFVSYETKLNGHPLDLQLNVKNLFDKVYYPSAVNNLNVAVGEPFQAVLTARLGF